From the Cherax quadricarinatus isolate ZL_2023a chromosome 34, ASM3850222v1, whole genome shotgun sequence genome, one window contains:
- the LOC128693755 gene encoding cuticle protein AMP1A: MKLAIIAILATLAASAPQDSYRAPHQESREDEVVPILRDERVHDEDGKFNFEIETGNGISISQAGLPDDDSGAVIKAGKYSYTAPDGTLVEVKFVADENGFQPHSDHLPVAPEFPHPIPQFVLDQIIKAAAEDAARAEDTSSSEEGADYPSVSSPNRVYGVPH, encoded by the exons ATGAAGTTG GCCATCATCGCTATCCTTGCTACCTTGGCCGCCTCTGCCCCTCAAGACAGCTACAGAGCTCCGCATCAGGAATCCAGGGAGGACGAGGTGGTGCCCATCCTGAGGGACGAACGAGTCCATGATGAAGATGGAAAATTCAACTTCGAAATTGAGACTGGCAATGGCATTAGCATATCTCAAGCCGGCTTACCAGACGATGATTCTGGAGCGGTAATTAAGGCTGGAAAGTACTC ATACACTGCCCCTGACGGAACTCTGGTTGAAGTAAAGTTCGTAGCTGACGAAAATGGATTCCAGCCTCACTCTGACCATCTGCCAGTGGCTCCCGAGTTCCCTCACCCAATCCCTCAGTTCGTACTTGACCAGATTATCAAGGCTGCTGCAGAGGATGCTGCTCGTGCTGAGGATACTAGCTCATCAGAGGAAGGCGCTGACTATCCCTCGGTCAGTTCTCCCAATCGTGTTTACGGTGTTCCACACTAA